One Azoarcus sp. DN11 DNA segment encodes these proteins:
- a CDS encoding AAA family ATPase has translation MFHIKQLELVHWDYWRRFTLPLDAQIITIVGPNGSGKTTLLDALRTLFALRCSGKRDFRRYVRRAERSFAWIRAVVANQPGSTGRRPFFPCLHDEVTLACRIRRAGGEWTRDYTIIDGDQPIEVLEQSEDWVGLRDYQNRLAWGGLTPAIAKVLALEQGDTDKLCEYSPRALLELVFDVFGDKEVLDNYQAAREEQKSAERELADLGLDLDRLRTQAEGRRLEADNYLQWKQLADETHALEAEIVPRLEAAELAREVATERNEFVRQRGEYTLRQAERRAARQRLDEVQAEKSEAEARRNALRAEHDAAGAIHLQAHDTVRDFEKLVAERDNLRTQLAAEHGADAVALEAEHEAAEARLRDLKARERALVAEFEDKTTSLRNARSRSGPPSDPEVARFRALLDADGIGHCGLAEIVEVTDAAWQAALEAVLRPYRHVILLDRESDRHAAWALGEREHFRHFVVPEREEAPPAVARSLAEVVRFSAPVPRWLTDLLNRIRRVDSVAAARDLPREIEWITRDGYHRERRGARHLGRPAEFHFGELARQARIAQLDGDIAGLDRQLQHLRPQVARAGDELTTLRQRLLGLQSAQLLAARAESYAEAETALPAARAALTAAISRCAEAQGALDELAGRINGVVIEIDRRNRELRACDARITELETGAAPRRHVQAQRMQRLRALRRGMPAHWRDPAEIALLTDRYENAAAARRERDRLRARLDEGDWVKDPTVITLSERLKADVTQRERDYVERQGYCATARRLTEEARSAYIAKLRATVRQYARNLKALGELAGVGVDCPTPALGDDDLSLSQAGLEVRFDFDRKGAVGLNDGEASGGQQVMKSLILLIALLMDDARPGGFVFIDEPFAHLDVANIDRVGTFLRATRAQYLITTPVTHNANVFAPAQLTLVTRKKKPGEEWAPTIGVLARAIG, from the coding sequence ATGTTCCACATCAAGCAATTGGAACTCGTCCATTGGGACTACTGGCGCCGGTTCACGCTGCCGCTGGATGCGCAGATCATCACCATCGTCGGCCCCAACGGTTCGGGCAAGACGACGCTGCTCGACGCCCTGCGCACGCTTTTCGCGCTGCGCTGCTCGGGCAAGCGTGATTTCCGCCGTTACGTGCGCCGTGCCGAACGCAGCTTCGCGTGGATCCGGGCCGTCGTCGCCAACCAGCCGGGTTCGACCGGCCGCCGCCCCTTCTTCCCTTGCCTGCACGACGAGGTCACGCTGGCTTGCCGCATCCGCCGTGCCGGCGGCGAATGGACGCGCGACTACACCATCATCGACGGCGATCAGCCGATCGAGGTGCTGGAACAGTCGGAGGACTGGGTCGGCCTGCGCGACTACCAGAACCGGCTTGCGTGGGGCGGGCTCACCCCCGCGATCGCCAAGGTGCTTGCGCTCGAGCAGGGCGACACCGACAAGCTGTGCGAATATTCGCCGCGCGCGCTGCTCGAGCTCGTGTTCGACGTCTTCGGCGACAAGGAAGTGCTCGACAACTACCAGGCCGCGCGCGAGGAACAGAAAAGCGCGGAGCGCGAGCTCGCCGATCTCGGCCTGGATCTCGACCGCCTGCGCACGCAGGCCGAGGGGCGGCGCCTCGAAGCCGACAACTACCTGCAGTGGAAGCAGCTCGCCGACGAGACTCACGCGCTCGAAGCCGAGATCGTCCCGCGCCTGGAGGCGGCGGAACTCGCGCGCGAGGTCGCTACCGAGCGCAACGAGTTCGTCCGCCAGCGCGGCGAATACACGCTCAGGCAGGCTGAGCGCCGCGCCGCCCGCCAGCGTCTGGACGAAGTCCAGGCCGAAAAGTCCGAGGCGGAAGCCCGCCGCAACGCGCTTCGCGCCGAACACGACGCCGCCGGGGCGATCCACCTGCAAGCGCACGATACGGTGCGCGATTTCGAGAAGCTCGTCGCCGAACGTGACAACCTGCGCACCCAGCTCGCCGCCGAGCACGGAGCAGACGCAGTCGCGCTGGAGGCGGAGCACGAAGCGGCCGAAGCGCGCCTGCGCGACCTGAAAGCGCGGGAGCGCGCCCTCGTCGCCGAATTCGAGGACAAGACCACTTCGCTGCGCAACGCCAGGAGCCGCTCGGGGCCGCCGTCCGATCCGGAAGTCGCCCGCTTCCGCGCACTGCTCGACGCCGACGGCATCGGCCACTGTGGTCTTGCCGAAATCGTCGAGGTCACGGACGCCGCGTGGCAGGCCGCGCTCGAAGCGGTGCTGCGCCCCTATCGCCACGTGATCCTGCTCGACCGCGAATCGGACCGCCATGCCGCGTGGGCGCTCGGCGAGCGCGAGCACTTCCGCCACTTCGTGGTACCCGAGCGCGAGGAGGCCCCGCCGGCGGTCGCCCGGAGCCTGGCCGAAGTCGTGCGCTTCTCGGCGCCGGTCCCGCGCTGGCTCACAGACCTGCTCAACCGCATCCGGCGCGTCGACAGCGTCGCCGCCGCTCGCGACCTACCACGCGAGATCGAATGGATCACGCGCGACGGCTACCACCGCGAGCGCCGCGGCGCCCGCCACCTGGGCCGGCCCGCCGAATTCCATTTCGGCGAACTCGCCCGCCAGGCACGCATTGCGCAACTCGACGGCGACATCGCCGGGCTCGATCGGCAGCTCCAGCACTTGCGCCCTCAAGTCGCCCGGGCAGGCGACGAACTCACCACGCTGCGCCAGCGCCTGCTGGGCCTGCAATCCGCACAGCTGCTGGCAGCACGGGCCGAAAGCTACGCCGAGGCCGAGACCGCGCTGCCCGCTGCCCGTGCCGCGCTCACCGCGGCGATCTCCCGATGTGCCGAGGCGCAGGGGGCGCTCGACGAACTCGCAGGCCGCATCAATGGTGTCGTGATCGAAATCGACCGCCGAAACCGCGAACTGCGCGCCTGCGACGCCCGCATCACCGAACTCGAAACCGGCGCCGCGCCACGCCGTCACGTCCAGGCACAGCGCATGCAGCGCCTGCGAGCCCTGCGTCGCGGCATGCCGGCACACTGGCGCGATCCGGCCGAGATCGCGCTGCTCACCGACCGCTACGAAAACGCCGCGGCGGCCAGGCGTGAGCGCGACCGCCTGCGTGCGCGACTCGACGAAGGCGACTGGGTAAAGGATCCCACCGTCATCACCCTGTCGGAACGCCTCAAGGCCGATGTTACCCAGCGCGAACGCGACTACGTCGAGCGACAGGGCTACTGCGCGACCGCGCGCCGACTCACCGAGGAGGCGCGCAGCGCCTATATCGCCAAGCTCCGCGCCACGGTCCGGCAGTACGCCAGGAATCTCAAGGCACTCGGCGAACTCGCCGGCGTCGGCGTGGACTGCCCCACCCCGGCGTTGGGCGACGACGATCTCTCGCTCAGCCAGGCCGGGCTCGAAGTCCGTTTCGACTTCGACCGCAAGGGCGCCGTCGGCCTCAACGATGGCGAAGCATCCGGCGGCCAGCAGGTCATGAAATCGCTGATCCTGCTCATCGCGCTGCTGATGGACGACGCGCGCCCCGGAGGCTTCGTCTTCATCGACGAACCCTTCGCCCACCTCGACGTCGCCAACATCGACCGCGTCGGCACCTTCCTGCGCGCCACCCGCGCGCAGTATCTCATCACCACGCCCGTCACCCACAACGCGAACGTCTTCGCACCGGCCCAGCTGACACTCGTCACGCGCAAGAAGAAGCCGGGCGAAGAGTGGGCGCCAACCATTGGCGTGCTGGCGCGCGCGATTGGCTAA
- a CDS encoding MFS transporter, protein MSNALATTQASVDALASGYRGTNRLILSMCLGVSTYWLFALAMTALVPTISAAFGITADELGLPISITALMSGVFIVPAGSIADKIGRVKMARAGLVVAMIGAAVCGLAENTTILTVGRALQGIAAAMIMPSTLALVNAYYTGPERLRALSFWSISSWGGGGLCNLFGGAVASYLGWRWAFWLVIPVALIALYGMAETPESRNEHGPRDQRFDFIGLVLLVVGLLTLNLSITKGRSLGWTDILIVSGFVIAFALLLAFTLYEKRCKSPLVDLSMLKRRSYNGAVISNFMLNSTLGSLMILMTYLQQGRGLTPFDAGMLTLGYTAATLVMIRVGEKIGRKFGARSPMLVGCTFAAVGIAMQALTFIDGTSYLVLVAVGLALMGLGFGISATPSTNIAVGEAPPEKAGSASGIYKMASSLGGSFGLAIATVVYGTMISANPVGLASAAFGGIMTGVVACVIALLAVLICVPTAKKN, encoded by the coding sequence ATGTCCAATGCACTAGCCACAACCCAGGCATCGGTAGATGCACTGGCATCCGGTTACCGCGGTACCAATCGCCTGATCCTGAGCATGTGTCTCGGTGTATCGACGTACTGGCTCTTCGCTCTCGCCATGACGGCCCTGGTGCCGACCATCAGCGCCGCCTTCGGCATCACCGCCGACGAGTTGGGCCTGCCGATCAGCATCACCGCGCTGATGTCCGGCGTCTTCATCGTCCCGGCAGGCAGCATCGCCGACAAGATCGGACGCGTTAAGATGGCCCGCGCCGGCCTGGTGGTGGCGATGATCGGCGCCGCAGTGTGCGGCCTTGCTGAAAACACCACGATCCTGACCGTCGGCCGCGCCCTGCAGGGCATCGCCGCGGCGATGATCATGCCCTCCACGCTGGCGCTGGTGAATGCCTATTACACCGGCCCGGAGCGCCTGCGCGCGCTGAGCTTCTGGTCGATCTCGTCGTGGGGCGGCGGCGGCCTGTGCAACCTCTTCGGCGGCGCGGTGGCCTCGTACCTCGGCTGGCGCTGGGCCTTCTGGCTCGTGATCCCGGTCGCGCTGATCGCGCTGTACGGCATGGCTGAAACGCCGGAAAGCCGGAACGAGCACGGACCGCGCGACCAGCGCTTCGACTTCATCGGCCTCGTCCTGCTGGTCGTGGGCCTCCTGACGCTGAACCTGAGCATCACCAAGGGCCGTTCGCTCGGCTGGACCGACATCCTGATCGTCAGCGGCTTCGTCATCGCCTTCGCGCTGCTGCTCGCCTTCACCTTGTATGAGAAGCGCTGCAAGTCGCCGCTGGTCGACCTCTCGATGCTCAAGCGCCGCTCGTACAACGGTGCTGTGATCTCCAACTTCATGCTGAACTCGACGCTCGGTAGCCTGATGATCCTGATGACCTACCTGCAACAGGGTCGCGGGCTCACCCCCTTCGATGCCGGCATGCTCACCCTCGGCTACACCGCCGCCACGCTCGTGATGATCCGCGTCGGCGAGAAGATCGGCCGCAAGTTCGGGGCACGCAGCCCGATGCTCGTCGGCTGCACGTTCGCCGCAGTCGGCATCGCGATGCAGGCCCTGACCTTCATCGACGGCACTTCATATCTTGTGCTGGTGGCGGTCGGTCTCGCGCTGATGGGCCTCGGGTTCGGCATCTCGGCCACCCCTTCGACCAACATCGCGGTCGGCGAAGCGCCCCCGGAAAAGGCCGGTTCGGCTTCGGGCATCTACAAGATGGCGAGCTCGCTCGGCGGCAGCTTCGGCCTGGCGATCGCGACCGTGGTGTACGGCACGATGATCTCGGCCAACCCCGTGGGACTCGCAAGCGCGGCCTTCGGCGGAATCATGACCGGTGTCGTCGCCTGCGTGATCGCGCTCCTCGCCGTCCTGATCTGCGTCCCGACTGCAAAGAAGAACTGA
- a CDS encoding M20 aminoacylase family protein, with the protein MNMLLQELANDEKQITGWRHHMHRHPELAFEERHTAEYITGLLRSWGYEVATGVGKTGIVASLSAGDGKKAIGLRADIDALPVTETAAGDHRSTVEGRSHTCGHDGHSAMLLGAAQHLARTRNFNGTVRLIFQPAEEVMGGALAMINDGLFERFPMDAVFGMHNMPGLEQGKIHFTTGPVMAAVDNWEIELGGKGSHGSMPERSIDPVVAGAALVMALQTITSRNVAPLDSAVVSVGAFLAGDAGNVIPQSALLRLSIRTSRPETRELVLGKVRSITAAQAECYGVTWEIREGTPGAVLVNDAEQTAFAASVAKDLLGADRVVTDGPRFMGSEDFAFFAQRRPGTYCFIGNGDTPMVHHPQYDFDDRNLPVGAAYWVALAESFLR; encoded by the coding sequence ATGAACATGCTGCTGCAAGAACTCGCGAACGACGAGAAACAGATCACCGGCTGGCGCCATCACATGCACCGCCACCCCGAACTGGCCTTCGAGGAGCGCCACACCGCCGAATACATCACCGGCCTGTTGCGCTCCTGGGGCTACGAGGTCGCCACCGGCGTCGGCAAGACCGGCATCGTCGCCTCGCTCAGCGCCGGCGACGGCAAGAAGGCGATCGGCCTGCGCGCCGACATCGACGCGCTGCCCGTGACCGAAACGGCGGCCGGCGACCACCGCAGCACCGTCGAGGGCCGCTCGCACACCTGCGGCCATGACGGCCACAGCGCCATGCTGCTCGGCGCAGCGCAGCACCTGGCGCGCACGCGGAACTTCAACGGCACCGTGCGGCTGATCTTCCAGCCGGCCGAGGAAGTAATGGGCGGCGCGCTGGCGATGATCAACGACGGCCTGTTCGAGCGCTTCCCGATGGACGCCGTGTTCGGCATGCACAACATGCCCGGGCTCGAGCAGGGCAAGATCCACTTCACGACCGGCCCGGTGATGGCGGCGGTCGACAACTGGGAAATCGAACTCGGTGGCAAGGGCAGCCACGGCTCGATGCCCGAGCGCAGCATCGATCCGGTCGTTGCCGGCGCCGCGCTGGTGATGGCCTTGCAGACGATCACTTCGCGCAACGTCGCGCCGCTCGATTCCGCCGTGGTGTCGGTCGGCGCGTTCCTTGCCGGCGACGCCGGCAACGTCATCCCGCAGTCGGCCCTGTTGCGCCTGAGCATCCGCACGAGCCGGCCGGAAACCCGCGAACTCGTGCTCGGCAAGGTGCGCTCGATCACCGCGGCGCAGGCGGAGTGTTACGGCGTGACCTGGGAAATCCGCGAAGGCACGCCCGGCGCCGTGCTGGTGAACGATGCCGAACAGACCGCGTTCGCGGCCAGCGTGGCGAAGGACCTGCTCGGTGCCGACAGGGTGGTCACCGACGGCCCGCGCTTCATGGGCAGCGAGGATTTCGCCTTCTTCGCGCAGCGCAGGCCGGGTACCTACTGCTTCATCGGCAACGGCGACACGCCGATGGTGCACCATCCGCAGTACGACTTCGACGACCGTAACCTGCCGGTCGGCGCGGCATATTGGGTCGCGCTCGCGGAATCCTTCCTGCGCTGA